From Acidobacteriota bacterium:
GCCATGGTCCGGCACGCCCGTGAACACGGCGGGGCAGTGCACCTCGTCCCAGGCCAGCTCGAAGCCCGCTTCCCGTACCCGCTGAAGGACGAACTCGTGGATCTGTCGTTCCGTCCGGCCCGGCCGGATGAAGCCGGTCACCGCCTGAAAGATCTTTTCGGCCTCGGTCACGGCGCGCTGGATACGGCGGACCTCCTCGGGCGATTTGCGGCCCCGCAGGGCCGCAATCAGGCGCTCCGAGGGCACCAGTCGGTTCGGATACGGCGTCCCTTCCAGGTATCGCAGCAACAGCAGGTACATGCCGTGGGACAGACCGTCGGCCATGACGTCGTCAGAGGAGTAATTGATGGCGATGGTGGCCGGATCCAGCTCGGCCAGCGTCTGCCGAAGTGCATCGCGCACCCCGCCCACGTAGGTGATCACCGTGGCGTAGTCGCCTCGCTTCTGAATCTCGGCTGCGTCCAAACTGCCGACGATGGCGATGGTCCGGCCGGTTCGGGTGATGATGAACGCGGAGGCCCAGGTATAGCCGGCGCCCACGACCAGCGGCCCGCATGGATCCATCGACGTGTGGGACTCGCGGCCGAAGATCAGCCAGGCGTCAATGTTCAACTCCTGCATGATGCCGATTGCTTGTTGGATTTTTTCACGAATCATTTACAAACTCGGCCTCCTTTGACTAAAATATCGCAAATGCTGTGCGCATGTTCGTTTGGGGACAACAGCAGGTTTCTACGACATCGACTCGTTTGTTGCATCCTTAGTATACGACACGAACCCCCTTTGTTTGGGCTGAAACCGCATCATCTTTGATTGGTATAAGGAGGAGCTGTGAAACGTTCAATCTGGTCCTGCCTGATCGTTCTGCTGGTTCTGGGCGCCTGGGTGCTGCCCGTGGACAAGAACGACTGGGAGGAAGTCAATTTCGTTTTCAATTCGTCCGTCCTCGTGGACGGGTTCCCGTCCATGCTCGAGGTGGCCGACCTTCTCAGCAAAAGCCCCGATCTCCATCTGCTGGTCGAAGGGCATTGCGATGTCGTGGGGTCCGACCGCTACAATGACCAGCTGGCCATCAAGCGGGCGACCGCGGTCCGCGACTTCCTGGTCAAATACGGCGCCCGCCCCGACCAGGTGGAAGTCGCCGGCAAAGGGAAACGCGAACCCAAGGCCGAGAACGAAACGCCTGAAGGCCGGTTCATCAACCGGCGCGTGGTGTTCACGTTGTACCGGATAAAGGACGGCGTGAAGGAAATCCTCAAGCGCGACGTGCCCATCAGCGGCGTGATCCAGCAGCTGCAGCAGGACACCTGCAAGGACAAGCTGGCCGAGCTGGGCCAGAAGCAGGACGCTATCCTGAACAAACTGGCGGACCTCGACAAGATCCTGGGCGAGCTCCAGCAGCTCAGGGATCGTCAGGCCCGGCTCGAGGACGAGCTCGCCCGGTTGCGGGAGCAGGCCAAACCGCTTCCGCCGCCGCTCCCGCCGCCGGTCCCGGCGGCGACGCCGGCCCTGGCCGAGGCGCCCGCCGCGCCACTGAAGATGGCGTGGGGCGACTTGGGATTGCTGGGCTTTGATCTGGGCGCCACCGAAGACGGCGACCTCACCGGCAGTGTGAGCGCCCGCTATTTCCACCGCTTCACCCCGAGCCTGGCGCTGCAAGGCCAGGGCGAGTACCTGCTGTATCCCGAGCGGCAGGAGTTCCAGTTCGACCTGGGCCTGGTTACGCGGTATAAGCGGTTCCAGGCGGGCGCGTTCGCCTCGCTCAAGCGCGTGGAGCTGGATGATTATGCCGACGGCGGCACCCTGGCCCAAGGCAGCGTGATCGCCGAGTACCTGTTCAACTGGGGCTCCGTCGGCGGGTTCGCCACCCAGGGCCTGCTTGGTGAGAGCGTGATCGACCGCGACTACATCTCGAACCACGTGTTCCGCGAAACCTACCTGAACACGCTGAACCAGTACGGCGTCACCGCCCAGGTGGACCTGCCGGCCCGGTTCATGCTTGAGGGGAACGTGGGCTACATCGACCGCGGCGAGCTGGCCAGCCGGGCAGGCGGGCTGGTGCGCCTGGTGCGGCCGTTGGGAGACAACTGGAGCTGGTTCGTCGAAGGCAGCTGGAACGAATCCATGCTCGGCGACGAAACCACCGGCCGTTACGCCGCCGGCATCCGCTACGGCGCCTGGAAGCAGCCGATCCGCGGCGAGGTGGCCGAGGTGGTGCCGGTGGATGTGCCCCGGCTCAAGTACGATGTCCGAACCCGGATGGCCCGCTCCGGCAACGACGTGCCCATCGCCAACGCCGGCCCCGACCAGATCGACGTGGAGGCCGGCCTGATCGCGTTAGACGGGACCGCATCCTACGATCCCGACGGCGACGCCATCGCCTTCCACTGGACCCAGGTTCAGGGGCCCGCCGTCTCGCTCGGCGGCGCGAATACCGCCACGCCGTCATTCACCGCCGAGGCCGGACATGTGTACGTCTTCCGGCTGCGTGTGACCGACACCGGCGCCGCCTATGCAGTGGATGACGTCGTGGTCACCACCCGGAAGATCGAAAACGTCGAGATCCTGTACTTTTTGGCCGACCCGGCGGTGATCAGCCCCGGCCAGCAGTCCCGTCTGAGCTGGAAGGTCCTGCACGCCGAGTCGGTGGAGATTGAAGGCATCGGCCCCGTGTCCATCGAAGGGTCCACCTATGTGGCGCCGGCGGCTACGCAGGAATACGTGCTGATCGCCCGCGCTCCGGGGCAGGAGGTCCGGGCTACTGTGGTCGTCACCGTCGCCGACGCGCAGATTCTGTTCTTCATCGCTGAACCCACCCAGATCAGTCCCGGCCAACAGTCCCGGTTGAGCTGGAAGGTGAGCAACGCCGCCGCGGTCCGCATCGAAGGCATCGGGGCGGTCCAGGCCGAGGGCAGCCTGATGGTCGCGCCCACGGCCAGCACCACCTACACGCTGATCGCCACCAGCAGCAGCGGCGCGGAGATTCTGGCCTATGCGGTCGTTCAGGTGATCACGCCCAACTCGCCGCCCGTCGCCTACGCCGGCTCCGATCAGATCAGTCGCCAGTTCGGCACCTACACTCTGGATGGCTCCACATCGTACGATCCCGACGGCGACCCGCTGACCTTCCTGTGGCAGCAGCTGGATGGGCCGGTCGTCACTCTGTCGGCCCCGACCAGCGCCGTCACCACCTTCGAAGTCACCGTCACTGGAACGTATGTTTTCAATCTCCAGGTTTTTGACGGCAAGGGCGGTGTCGCCAGCGACACGGTCCGGGTGACGGTCTACTGATCCATCGACCGAGCACCGACTGTATGCATGCCCGGCCCGGACTGGCCGGGCCGGGCTTTTTTACACGCAACTTTTCGCCGTCCGGTGCGATAATACAGTGGAATTTGATTTTGCGGAGGATTTGATGAAACAGAGCTTTCTCTTCTTCGGTCTGATGACCCTGCTGGTGACAGCGGCGGCAGCCGCCGACGCCCGCATCGCCATCGAAGGGATATTTCCGGACTCCGGCCCTCCCGGCACCACGGTGATTGTCAAGGGACGCGGGTTCACGCTCGGCGACGCCAATCGGGTGTGGGCCGAGAACATGAAAAATGTGTCGGCGCCCGGATTCGTGGAGTTCAACGGCGCCCGCGCCCGGCTCCTGCTCTGGCAGGACAATATGGCCGTGGTGATCGTTCCGGACCATGCCAATTCCGGCC
This genomic window contains:
- a CDS encoding aminopeptidase P family protein, yielding MIREKIQQAIGIMQELNIDAWLIFGRESHTSMDPCGPLVVGAGYTWASAFIITRTGRTIAIVGSLDAAEIQKRGDYATVITYVGGVRDALRQTLAELDPATIAINYSSDDVMADGLSHGMYLLLLRYLEGTPYPNRLVPSERLIAALRGRKSPEEVRRIQRAVTEAEKIFQAVTGFIRPGRTERQIHEFVLQRVREAGFELAWDEVHCPAVFTGVPDHGEAHTGPTDKAVERGHVINMDFGLRIDDYVSDLQRTWYVLREGEHEPPESVRRGFAAVVDAITRAAEALKPGVEGWRIDEIARNHIMACGFDEFKHALGHQVGRSAHDGAGLLCPRWERYGQLPYLKIEAGQVYTLEPRVHIAGHGVATVEEIAVVTPEGGRFLSSFQREIWIIQ
- a CDS encoding OmpA family protein, producing the protein MKRSIWSCLIVLLVLGAWVLPVDKNDWEEVNFVFNSSVLVDGFPSMLEVADLLSKSPDLHLLVEGHCDVVGSDRYNDQLAIKRATAVRDFLVKYGARPDQVEVAGKGKREPKAENETPEGRFINRRVVFTLYRIKDGVKEILKRDVPISGVIQQLQQDTCKDKLAELGQKQDAILNKLADLDKILGELQQLRDRQARLEDELARLREQAKPLPPPLPPPVPAATPALAEAPAAPLKMAWGDLGLLGFDLGATEDGDLTGSVSARYFHRFTPSLALQGQGEYLLYPERQEFQFDLGLVTRYKRFQAGAFASLKRVELDDYADGGTLAQGSVIAEYLFNWGSVGGFATQGLLGESVIDRDYISNHVFRETYLNTLNQYGVTAQVDLPARFMLEGNVGYIDRGELASRAGGLVRLVRPLGDNWSWFVEGSWNESMLGDETTGRYAAGIRYGAWKQPIRGEVAEVVPVDVPRLKYDVRTRMARSGNDVPIANAGPDQIDVEAGLIALDGTASYDPDGDAIAFHWTQVQGPAVSLGGANTATPSFTAEAGHVYVFRLRVTDTGAAYAVDDVVVTTRKIENVEILYFLADPAVISPGQQSRLSWKVLHAESVEIEGIGPVSIEGSTYVAPAATQEYVLIARAPGQEVRATVVVTVADAQILFFIAEPTQISPGQQSRLSWKVSNAAAVRIEGIGAVQAEGSLMVAPTASTTYTLIATSSSGAEILAYAVVQVITPNSPPVAYAGSDQISRQFGTYTLDGSTSYDPDGDPLTFLWQQLDGPVVTLSAPTSAVTTFEVTVTGTYVFNLQVFDGKGGVASDTVRVTVY